A stretch of Hydractinia symbiolongicarpus strain clone_291-10 chromosome 9, HSymV2.1, whole genome shotgun sequence DNA encodes these proteins:
- the LOC130657316 gene encoding metastasis-associated protein MTA3-like yields MSRSGKSGYENTTQMSKMLPASNIYRVGDYVFVETQPSHPYQIRRIEELTKTSNGQVEAKVSCFYRRRDLSNALVSQADKHASSAEEEGEINIGADSLSDEQSHQLKHREVFLSRQLEIINANTIRGKCSVTLYSEVENLVDYIRDDDWFYYLLVYDPQQKTLLADRGEIGVGDEYQAEVMESTIDPSEDKSNSSELETLQYDPANPLEEKQVEQFLVIARSVGTFARALDSGSSSKEPSLHLSAAAASRDITLFHSLSILHKCEYDLGKAVSMLIPDGGPILCRDEMEDWSSGETTLFEEGVRKHGKEFLEIQQEYLPWKTISSIIEYYYMWKTTDKYVQQKRLKAQEGDSKVTQIFIPSSNTAINLTLAIQATSQYQVTPTGTLVTPNYMCESCFSKESVLWYPWGPATSQCKLYLCKDCWVYWKKCGGLKKSTKTSETTNDSKEACYKCRICNKKFNRAERLSSHMTTHRGYDCSEPGCGKTFNLKAHLTRHLAKAHGIFPLDSKMKVKTPFMMTSTPLMKVTRYLCQQKLRIMHFARTPTDCIDSVEIKAESLKCVSVEQAKVVFEKTRKFKKKPLEEIVDTVKKMPKSLKLNVRPGSTDPSSDQRYSPGGRRTGSPFQQAPTSIIKAKTLKSPTPIMPGGHKRPAEHDQHELPPSKRQAPMPASSPLGRKGYECSYCGKLLHNQMSLQHHVQIHHGVNGPQIHIPQQDSHKRQYQHYHDIPPHSSHHPYPPHHAPYHHKDSMSNGGMSHMSHKSSRPPAGSTSRKQSYKGIVQQNRRDADMQYVDPPQEFLFNATKDSKKSRRSLPTRVQRKIARKPFVQIKCSQELRDAIMCKKTDQKVKSADPIVIDDD; encoded by the exons ATGTCGCGAAGTGGAAAATCAGGATATGAAAACACAACTCAAATGTCAAAAATGCTGCCAGCATCAAACATATATCGTGTTGGAG attatgtttttgttgaaaCACAGCCCAGCCATCCATATCAAATCAGAAGGATCGAAGAGTTAACAAAA ACATCAAATGGTCAAGTAGAAGCTAAAGTATCCTGTTTTTACAGGAGAAGAGACCTATCAAATGCTTTAGTTAGCCAGGCTGATAAACATGCat CATCTGCAGAAGAAGAAGGTGAAATAAATATTGGTGCTGATTCCCTCAGTGATGAACAATCGCATCAGTTAAAACACAGAGAAGTTTTCTTATCACGACAGTTGGAAATAATTAATGCAAATACAATCAG GGGCAAATGTTCTGTGACATTATACTCTGAAGTTGAAAATCTGGTTGATTACATCCGTGATGACGATTGGTTTTACTATCTTCTTGTATACGACCCTCAGCAAAAGACCTTGTTAGCTGACCGTGGTGAAATTGGAGTAGGTGATGAATACCAAGCTGAGGTGATGGAGAGCACAATTGATC catcAGAAGACAAAAGCAACTCATCAGAATTGGAGACACTTCAGTATGATCCTGCCAATCCGTTAGAGGAAAAACAAGTGGAACAATTTTTAGTTATTGCTAG atCAGTTGGTACGTTTGCACGAGCTCTTGATTCAGGGAGTTCTTCTAAAGAACCAAGCCTGCATCTAAGTGCAGCAGCTGCTTCCAGAGATATAACTTTG TTCCATTCTCTTTCTATTCTTCATAAATGTGAATATGATCTTGGGAAAGCAGTCTCTATGTTGATTCCTGATGGCGGACCTATTTTATGTCGTGATGAAATGGAGGATTGGTCATCAG GTGAAACTACACTGTTCGAAGAAGGAGTCAGAAAGCATGGGAAAGAATTTCTGGAGATACAGCAAGAATAT ctTCCTTGGAAAACGATTTCAAGTATCATAGAATATTATTACATGTGGAAAACTACAGATAAATACGTACAGCAGAAACGCCTGAAAGCACAAGAAGGCGACAGCAAAGTCACTCAGATTTTCATTCCAAGCAGTAACACTGCAATTAACTTAACACTGGCTATTCAAGCAACTTCGCAGTATCAAGTCACACCAACAGGCACTCTCGTCACACCAAATTACATGTGTGAAAGCTGCTTTA GCAAAGAGTCAGTGCTTTGGTATCCTTGGGGTCCTGCTACATCGCAATGTAAACTTTATCTTTGCAAAGACTGCTGGGTATACTGGAAGAAATGTGGAGGGCTAAAAAAGTCAACTAAAACAT CGGAGACAACAAATGATTCTAAAGAGGCCTGTTACAAATGTCGAATATGCAACAAGAAATTTAACCGTGCGGAACGATTGTCAAGCCATATGACTACTCACAGAGGATACGACTGCAGTGAACCAGGTTGCGGAAAG ACATTTAATCTAAAAGCTCATTTGACACGCCATCTAGCCAAAGCACATGGCATTTTCCCTCTTGATAGCAAAATGAAGGTGAAGACGCCATTTATGATGACATCCACGCCATTGATGAAAGTCACTCGTTATTTATGCCAACAAAAACTACGCATCATGCATTTTGCAAGAACTCCAACAGACTGCATCGATAGTGTTGAAATTAAGGCTGAAT CATTAAAATGTGTCAGTGTAGAGCAAGCAAAGGTGGTTTTCGAGAAGACTCGAAAATTCAAAAAGAAACCACTAGAAGAAATTGTAGACACCGTAAAAAAGATGCCAAAGTCTCTCAAATTGAACGTTCGTCCTGGTTCAACTGATCCCTCATCTGATCAACGGTATTCTCCAGGTGGAAGAAGAACTGGTTCACCCTTTCAACAAGCACCGACTTCGATTATTAAAGCAAAGACATTGAAAAGTCCGACCCCAATAATGCCTGGTGGTCATAAACGGCCAGCAGAACACGACCAGCAtg agcTACCACCCTCCAAAAGACAAGCTCCAATGCCGGCATCGTCACCACTCGGCAGAAAAGGTTACGAATGCAGTTATTGTGGAAAACTGCTTCATAATCAAA tgagtTTACAACATCATGTTCAAATCCATCATGGTGTTAACGGACCACAAATACACATCCCACAGCAGGATTCCCACAAACGCCAATACCAGCATTACCACGACATCCCACCACATAGCTCACATCATCCTTACCCACCACACCACGCACCTTATCACCATAAAGATAGTATGTCCAATGGCGGAATGTCTCATATGTCTCACAAGAGCTCGAGGCCACCTGCTGGCTCTACCTCTAGaaaacagtcctacaaaggcatCGTGCAGCAAAATAGAAGAGATGCTGATATGCAATATGTTGATCCGCCTcaagaatttttatttaatgCCACAAAGGATTCGAA GAAATCAAGGAGATCACTGCCTACGCGTGTTCAACGAAAAATAGCTCGAAAGCCGTTTGTACAAATCAAATGCTCCCAAGAATTACGAGATGCTATTATGTGTAAAAAGACAGACCAGAAAGTGAAAAGTGCTGATCCAATAGTGATAGATGATGATTGA